One genomic segment of Hordeum vulgare subsp. vulgare chromosome 2H, MorexV3_pseudomolecules_assembly, whole genome shotgun sequence includes these proteins:
- the LOC123430761 gene encoding uncharacterized protein LOC123430761, whose translation MARSTLSMAFFVSLALAVRPISAVPEGLLPNGDFARGPRRSEMNGTVVTARHAIPCWEISGFVEYIEPGRKEEDMILPLPPGASAVRLGNDATIRQQLNVTRHMFYSVSFMAARSCAQAEKLNLSVDPEFGVLPIQTVYTSTGWDTYSWAFKARHSTGWLSIHNTGVEEDPACGPLVIAVAIKTLYAPHHTKGNMLRNGDFEQGPYIFPGAPWGVMVPPIMEDVHSPLSGWMVMSDTKVVKYVDAPHHAVPRGARAVELVAGRESALVQEVRTVPGRTYRLSFSVGDAGNGCSGSLVVEAYAGRATLRVPYESLGTGGSARAALEFTAVANETRVVFQSSNHLMKSDATLCGPVVDDVSLIPVRAHAARRLRL comes from the exons ATGGCGAGGAGCACGCTCTCGATGGCATTCTTCGTGTCCCTTGCCCTGGCCGTCCGACCCATCTCCGCCGTCCCCGAAG GGCTGTTGCCCAACGGGGACTTCGCCCGGGGGCCGCGCAGGTCGGAGATGAACGGCACGGTGGTGACCGCGCGCCACGCCATACCGTGCTGGGAGATCTCCGGGTTCGTGGAGTACATCGAGCCCGGGCGCAAGGAGGAGGACATGATCCTGCCGCTGCCGCCCGGCGCGTCGGCCGTGCGGCTCGGCAACGACGCCACCATCCGGCAGCAGCTCAACGTCACGCGCCACATGTTCTACTCCGTCTCCTTCATGGCCGCGCGGTCGTGCGCCCAGGCCGAGAAGCTGAACCTGTCGGTCGACCCGGAGTTCGGCGTGCTCCCGATCCAGACCGTGTACACCAGCACCGGCTGGGACACCTACTCCTGGGCCTTCAAGGCCAGGCACAGCACCGGGTGGCTGAGCATCCACAACACCGGCGTCGAGGAGGACCCCGCGTGCGGCCCCCTCGTCATCGCCGTCGCCATCAAGACCCTCTACGCGCCCCACCACACCAAGG GTAACATGCTGAGGAACGGGGACTTCGAGCAGGGGCCGTACATCTTCCCCGGCGCGCCGTGGGGCGTGATGGTGCCGCCGATCATGGAGGACGTGCACTCGCCGCTGTCGGGCTGGATGGTCATGTCGGACACCAAGGTGGTCAAGTACGTGGACGCGCCGCACCACGCGGTGCCGCGGGGCGCGCGCGCCGTGGAGCTGGTGGCCGGCCGGGAGAGCGCGCTGGTGCAGGAGGTGCGCACCGTGCCCGGGCGGACGTACAGGCTCTCCTTCTCCGTGGGCGACGCGGGCAACGGGTGCAGCGGGTCCCTGGTGGTGGAGGCGTACGCGGGGCGGGCGACCCTGAGGGTGCCGTACGAGTCCCTCGGCACGGGCGGGTCCGCGCGCGCGGCGCTCGAGTTCACGGCGGTCGCCAACGAGACGCGCGTGGTGTTCCAGAGCTCCAACCACCTCATGAAGTCCGACGCCACGCTGTGCGGCCCCGTCGTCGACGACGTCTCGCTCATCCCGGTGCGCGCGCACGCTGCGCGTCGGCTGCGTTTGTAG